A region from the Oculatellaceae cyanobacterium genome encodes:
- a CDS encoding pyridoxine 5'-phosphate synthase yields the protein MPTLGVNIDHIATIRQARRTVEPDPVAAAVLAELAGADGITVCDSLARN from the coding sequence TTGCCTACGCTTGGCGTTAATATTGATCACATTGCCACGATTCGTCAAGCTAGACGAACTGTGGAACCAGATCCTGTAGCAGCAGCAGTGTTAGCAGAACTTGCGGGTGCTGATGGCATTACTGTGTGCGATTCGTTGGCTAGAAACTAG
- the ltrA gene encoding group II intron reverse transcriptase/maturase, translated as MSNTLNNQTVEWNKVNWRKLEIRVHKLQKRIFRASSRGDVKAVRRLQKTLMRSWSGKMLSVRRVTQDNQGKKTAGVDGVKSLTPVERLALVKKLALKGKAMPTRRVWIDKPGTDEKRPLGIPTMYDRALQALVKLALEPEWEARFEPNSYGFRPGRSCHDAVEAIFKAINFKPKYVLDADIAKCFDRINHGELLRKLNTFPILKRQIKSWLLSGVMDGKQMFPTSEGTPQGGVISPLLANIALHGMEERIKQVANTLPGNKRDNRQALSLIRYADDFVILHEDITVVQRCKEIISEWLKGRGLELKPSKTRLAHTLYKHEGQDAGFNFLGFNIRQYPVGKYNTGYNAHGKPLGFKTIIKPSKEKVKVHYDKIAEVIEQHKSASQAALIAHLNPIIIGWANYYSTVVSKEIYSELDHIVYNKLWVWAKRRHSNKAGKWLADKYWQTICGDNWVFATRQGGKNPLRLLKHNATEIVRHVKVKGEASPYDGNLVYWSSRMGKHPEVSTIVATLLKNQKGKCAHCKLHFSEESVMEVDHIIPRSKGGKNEYKNLQLLHRHCHDKKTASDGSLGTKSGCNSAKPKTTSRFSHLDYNEVWSKGINGEKMTPEEQEYFRMLAN; from the coding sequence ATGTCTAATACGCTGAACAATCAGACGGTGGAATGGAACAAGGTGAACTGGCGCAAGCTAGAAATCCGTGTTCATAAGCTTCAAAAGAGAATATTCAGAGCCTCTAGTCGTGGTGATGTTAAAGCAGTTCGCAGACTCCAAAAGACTTTGATGAGGTCTTGGTCAGGGAAGATGCTCTCCGTACGTCGCGTGACGCAAGATAACCAAGGCAAAAAGACGGCTGGGGTTGACGGGGTTAAATCTTTAACACCCGTAGAAAGGCTGGCACTGGTTAAGAAACTTGCGCTAAAGGGGAAAGCCATGCCCACCAGACGGGTATGGATAGATAAACCAGGAACGGACGAAAAGCGTCCCCTTGGTATTCCCACGATGTACGACAGGGCGCTTCAGGCGTTAGTAAAACTAGCGCTTGAACCGGAGTGGGAGGCACGTTTTGAACCCAACTCCTACGGATTCCGACCAGGGCGCTCATGCCATGATGCAGTTGAAGCAATATTCAAAGCAATTAACTTTAAGCCTAAGTATGTGCTTGATGCTGACATTGCCAAATGCTTCGACAGAATCAATCACGGGGAACTTCTCAGAAAATTAAATACATTCCCGATACTTAAACGCCAGATAAAGTCATGGCTGTTATCGGGAGTGATGGACGGAAAACAAATGTTCCCTACATCTGAGGGTACGCCACAAGGCGGAGTCATTTCTCCGCTACTAGCGAACATCGCCCTTCACGGAATGGAAGAACGGATTAAACAGGTGGCAAATACACTACCAGGAAATAAACGAGATAATCGTCAAGCCTTAAGCCTAATCCGTTACGCCGATGACTTTGTGATACTGCACGAAGACATAACCGTTGTCCAAAGATGTAAAGAGATAATCTCTGAGTGGTTAAAAGGCAGGGGTTTAGAATTGAAACCAAGTAAAACGCGCCTTGCCCACACTCTTTATAAGCATGAAGGACAAGACGCTGGGTTTAATTTCCTGGGATTTAATATCAGGCAGTACCCAGTTGGTAAATATAACACAGGGTATAACGCACACGGAAAACCACTTGGGTTCAAGACAATCATCAAGCCTAGCAAAGAGAAAGTCAAAGTACACTATGACAAAATCGCTGAAGTAATAGAACAACACAAATCTGCCTCACAAGCAGCATTGATAGCCCATTTGAACCCAATTATTATAGGGTGGGCTAACTATTATTCAACAGTGGTCAGCAAAGAAATATATTCCGAACTTGACCATATTGTGTACAACAAACTCTGGGTATGGGCAAAACGCCGCCACTCCAACAAAGCTGGTAAATGGTTAGCCGATAAGTATTGGCAAACTATATGCGGTGATAACTGGGTATTCGCAACCAGGCAGGGAGGTAAAAATCCACTGCGGTTACTAAAGCATAACGCAACCGAAATAGTGCGTCATGTAAAAGTTAAAGGCGAAGCTAGTCCTTATGATGGCAACCTAGTTTACTGGAGTTCAAGAATGGGTAAACACCCCGAAGTATCTACGATAGTGGCAACACTGTTGAAGAATCAGAAAGGGAAATGCGCCCACTGCAAACTGCATTTTTCAGAAGAATCGGTGATGGAAGTTGACCATATCATTCCTAGGTCGAAAGGCGGAAAGAATGAGTATAAAAATTTGCAATTACTTCACCGTCATTGCCACGATAAAAAGACTGCTAGTGATGGCAGTCTCGGTACAAAATCTGGCTGTAATAGTGCCAAACCAAAAACCACTTCTAGATTTTCCCACCTTGACTACAACGAAGTTTGGAGCAAAGGGATAAATGGGGAAAAAATGACACCAGAAGAACAAGAATACTTTCGGATGTTAGCAAACTAG
- a CDS encoding pyridoxine 5'-phosphate synthase has translation MRESLSLTHLREDRRHIQDRDVRLLRQTVRSHLNLEMAATDEMVAIALDIKPDYVTLVPERREEVTTEGGLDVAGQIDRMQQVVNKLQTAGIPVSLFIDADVDQIRASAIIKAQFIELHTGRYAEATNEASREKELAVLAKGCEIAIAAGLRVNAGHGLTYWNVYPVACVPGMEELNIGHTIISRAALVGLERAVREMKQAMRGQL, from the coding sequence GTGAGGGAATCGCTTAGTTTAACACATTTGCGGGAAGATCGGCGACATATTCAAGATCGAGATGTGCGTTTGCTACGGCAAACTGTGCGATCGCATCTTAATTTAGAAATGGCTGCGACTGATGAAATGGTAGCGATCGCACTAGACATTAAACCAGACTACGTTACTCTGGTTCCCGAACGTCGTGAAGAAGTCACAACCGAAGGTGGACTTGATGTTGCAGGTCAAATTGACCGGATGCAGCAAGTCGTAAATAAGTTACAAACTGCTGGTATTCCTGTTAGCTTATTTATTGACGCTGATGTGGATCAAATTCGGGCATCTGCTATCATTAAGGCGCAGTTTATTGAACTGCACACAGGTAGATATGCTGAAGCCACTAATGAAGCTAGTCGAGAAAAAGAATTAGCTGTGTTAGCTAAAGGGTGCGAAATCGCGATCGCTGCTGGTTTAAGAGTTAACGCTGGTCATGGACTAACCTACTGGAACGTTTACCCTGTTGCTTGCGTCCCAGGTATGGAAGAACTCAATATTGGTCATACCATTATTAGTAGAGCAGCTTTAGTGGGTCTGGAACGAGCCGTCCGTGAAATGAAACAAGCTATGCGCGGACAGTTGTAA
- a CDS encoding MgPME-cyclase complex family protein: protein MQTYYYVLASQRFLLEEEPIHEVLKERTRNYHEQEKEIDFWLVKQPAFIEAPAMAAVKAKCPQPSAAIISTNAQFITWLKLRLEFVATGEFQAPSEAISDPLASLMPVS, encoded by the coding sequence ATGCAAACTTACTACTACGTTCTCGCAAGTCAACGGTTTTTACTAGAAGAAGAACCCATACATGAAGTGCTAAAAGAGCGCACGCGCAACTATCATGAACAGGAAAAAGAAATTGATTTCTGGTTAGTCAAACAGCCTGCATTTATAGAAGCACCAGCAATGGCAGCAGTTAAGGCAAAATGTCCCCAACCATCTGCCGCCATTATTTCCACAAATGCTCAATTTATTACTTGGCTAAAGTTGCGCTTAGAATTTGTGGCAACTGGTGAATTTCAAGCTCCTTCTGAGGCAATTTCTGATCCTCTAGCTTCCCTGATGCCAGTATCCTGA
- a CDS encoding divergent PAP2 family protein, with the protein MVLGSANKIQYFGDILDNQVLLVALLACLIAQLLKLLFELVIHRKVNIRVLVTTGGMPSAHSALVTALATGVGQAIGWSSPDFAIASIFAIIVMYDAAGVRQAAGKQARILNQILDELFQEHPKFNEDRLKELLGHTPVQVIVGSALGVVIALVANAAY; encoded by the coding sequence GTGGTACTAGGCTCCGCGAACAAAATACAATATTTTGGCGACATTCTCGACAACCAAGTGTTGTTGGTGGCACTGCTTGCTTGTTTGATCGCTCAGTTATTAAAGCTACTGTTTGAATTGGTTATACATCGAAAAGTCAACATCCGTGTCTTAGTAACGACTGGCGGTATGCCGAGCGCCCATTCAGCCTTAGTAACTGCTTTAGCTACTGGGGTAGGGCAGGCAATTGGTTGGTCAAGCCCCGACTTTGCGATCGCATCAATTTTTGCAATTATTGTCATGTATGACGCAGCAGGGGTGCGTCAAGCCGCAGGCAAGCAAGCGCGTATTCTTAACCAAATCCTAGATGAGTTATTTCAAGAACACCCCAAATTTAATGAGGATCGCTTGAAAGAATTGCTAGGACATACCCCTGTTCAAGTAATTGTCGGCTCTGCTTTAGGTGTTGTCATTGCTTTAGTCGCTAACGCAGCCTATTAA
- a CDS encoding farnesyl diphosphate synthase: MATIQDQTTITTDQANLAAFDLSSYLAQIQPQVEAALDNSLPVTYPEKIYEAMRYSLLAGGKRLRPILCLATCEMVGGTIAMAMPTACALEMVHTMSLIHDDLPAMDNDDYRRGKLTNHKVYGEDIAILAGDGLLAYAFEYIAKATQGVPADRVLQVIAQLAHAVGATGLVGGQVVDLECEGKSDTSVETLTYIHTHKTGALLEACVVCGAILGGASAEVLQKLSRYAQNIGLAFQIVDDILDITATQEELGKTAGKDLQAQKATYPSIWGLDQSRRQAQQLVDEAKAELAFFGEKARPLMAIADFITSRTH, encoded by the coding sequence ATGGCAACCATACAGGATCAAACCACCATCACCACTGATCAAGCTAACCTAGCTGCTTTTGATCTATCAAGCTATTTAGCTCAGATACAACCACAAGTAGAGGCGGCGCTGGATAATTCTCTGCCAGTTACCTACCCAGAGAAAATTTACGAAGCCATGCGCTACTCCCTACTAGCAGGTGGCAAGCGTTTACGCCCTATTTTGTGCCTTGCTACTTGTGAAATGGTTGGCGGTACAATCGCAATGGCGATGCCGACAGCTTGCGCTTTGGAAATGGTTCATACCATGTCATTGATTCACGATGACTTGCCAGCAATGGACAATGACGATTATCGCCGAGGCAAGCTCACAAATCATAAAGTCTACGGTGAAGATATCGCAATTCTAGCTGGTGATGGCTTATTGGCTTATGCCTTTGAATATATTGCTAAGGCAACTCAGGGCGTACCAGCAGATCGAGTTTTACAGGTAATTGCACAGTTAGCTCATGCTGTGGGCGCAACCGGATTAGTGGGGGGTCAAGTTGTTGACCTGGAATGTGAGGGTAAATCAGATACTTCTGTGGAAACCCTGACTTATATTCACACTCATAAAACAGGGGCGTTGTTAGAAGCTTGTGTAGTGTGTGGTGCAATTTTAGGCGGAGCATCTGCTGAAGTTTTACAGAAGCTATCGCGTTATGCTCAAAATATTGGGTTGGCGTTTCAGATAGTCGATGACATTTTGGACATTACAGCTACTCAGGAAGAATTAGGAAAAACTGCTGGAAAGGATTTGCAAGCGCAAAAAGCAACATATCCTAGTATCTGGGGACTAGATCAATCTCGCCGTCAAGCTCAACAACTGGTTGACGAAGCGAAGGCTGAACTGGCATTCTTTGGAGAGAAGGCAAGACCGCTAATGGCGATCGCAGACTTCATAACTAGCCGCACGCACTAG
- the folD gene encoding bifunctional methylenetetrahydrofolate dehydrogenase/methenyltetrahydrofolate cyclohydrolase FolD has product MDSTISRILDGKNLAQRIQTELQQQVEQLQGKFGRPPGLAVLMVGDNPASAAYVGNKEKACAKVGIASFGKHFPTDTTQSELDQVIEELNQDERVDGILVQLPLPEHLDAIALLHKIAPHKDADGLHPVNLGHLVRGEEGLRSCTPAGVMRLLEEYKIDVKGKNTVVVGRSILVGKPLALMLLAADATVTIAHSRSQDLSAITRSADILIAAVGRPKFITADMVKPQAVVIDVGINRITDENGKSRLVGDVDFDSVKYVAGFLTPVPGGVGAMTVAMLLQNTVQSYIESMNN; this is encoded by the coding sequence ATGGATTCTACAATCAGCCGCATATTAGATGGTAAAAACCTGGCTCAACGCATTCAAACTGAACTGCAACAGCAAGTTGAGCAATTGCAAGGAAAATTTGGTCGTCCTCCAGGGTTAGCAGTGCTAATGGTGGGAGACAACCCAGCTAGTGCTGCTTATGTAGGGAACAAAGAAAAAGCCTGCGCTAAAGTAGGTATTGCTTCCTTTGGCAAGCATTTCCCTACTGATACTACTCAATCAGAACTAGATCAAGTAATTGAGGAACTCAATCAAGATGAGCGAGTTGATGGGATTTTAGTTCAGCTACCATTACCAGAACATCTAGATGCGATCGCACTATTACATAAAATCGCCCCCCATAAAGATGCTGATGGACTACACCCTGTAAACTTAGGTCATCTAGTACGCGGGGAGGAAGGTTTACGCAGTTGCACTCCCGCAGGCGTAATGCGCTTGTTAGAAGAATACAAAATTGATGTCAAAGGCAAAAATACAGTTGTAGTCGGGCGTAGTATTTTAGTAGGTAAGCCGTTAGCTTTAATGTTATTAGCTGCCGATGCCACTGTAACGATCGCTCATTCTCGTAGTCAAGACTTATCCGCCATTACCCGTAGTGCAGATATTTTAATTGCAGCCGTAGGTCGTCCAAAATTCATTACTGCTGATATGGTTAAACCACAAGCAGTAGTTATTGATGTTGGTATTAATCGTATTACTGATGAAAATGGCAAATCTCGTTTAGTCGGAGATGTTGACTTTGACTCTGTAAAGTACGTAGCGGGGTTTTTAACACCTGTACCTGGTGGCGTTGGCGCGATGACAGTCGCCATGCTGCTACAAAATACAGTACAAAGCTACATCGAATCAATGAACAATTAA
- a CDS encoding NUDIX hydrolase, producing the protein MNNQAVEAEIKRAVSIAILHSSGKFLMQLRDDIPGIAYPGHWGLFGGHVEPGESPEEAMERELFEEISYIPPTITKFCKYEDSQVIRHVYHAPLIVDLQELVLQEGWDMGLLTPEDIRLGSCFSQKAGKEQPLGRPHQQILLNFVKQEFRSQESGFGS; encoded by the coding sequence ATGAATAATCAAGCTGTAGAAGCTGAAATCAAACGTGCTGTTAGCATCGCTATCCTGCATTCTTCTGGTAAATTTCTGATGCAATTACGAGACGATATTCCGGGGATTGCTTATCCTGGTCATTGGGGTTTATTTGGCGGTCATGTTGAACCAGGCGAAAGCCCCGAAGAAGCTATGGAGAGGGAACTTTTCGAGGAAATTAGTTATATTCCACCTACAATAACTAAGTTTTGTAAATATGAAGATTCCCAGGTAATTCGTCATGTTTATCATGCGCCGCTAATTGTGGATCTTCAGGAGTTAGTTTTACAAGAAGGTTGGGATATGGGTTTATTAACTCCTGAAGATATTAGACTGGGTAGTTGTTTTTCTCAAAAAGCTGGTAAAGAACAACCTTTAGGTCGTCCTCATCAACAAATTTTGTTAAATTTTGTTAAGCAAGAATTCAGGAGTCAGGAGTCAGGATTTGGGAGTTAG
- a CDS encoding DUF6671 family protein, with protein MNHLFKNQIAVIATQHHKEKVIAPILEKELGVKTIVPPNFDTDIFGTFTRDIERMGNQLEAARFKALKALEITGETIAVATEGSFSPHREIPFIPCHREIVIFLDIENELEIIGQIFSTETNYAHKIVKSVDEAWKFANQVGFPEHGLIVMTPESDMESQHIFKGITSESELQSALTYIIERSPTNTAHIETDMRAMYNPTRMKNIEKATHDLINNIQHICPSCSTPGFQLSEHKKGLLCANCYLPTSAIKSLIYKCRKCGFTEEKLFPDNLQYADPAQCLYCNP; from the coding sequence ATGAATCATTTATTTAAAAACCAAATCGCCGTTATCGCTACTCAACATCACAAAGAGAAAGTTATTGCCCCGATTCTAGAAAAAGAGTTAGGCGTAAAAACAATTGTGCCGCCAAATTTTGATACTGATATTTTTGGTACTTTTACCAGAGATATTGAACGGATGGGAAACCAACTAGAAGCCGCCAGATTTAAAGCTTTAAAAGCATTAGAAATCACAGGCGAAACAATTGCTGTAGCTACTGAAGGAAGCTTTAGTCCTCATCGGGAAATTCCGTTTATACCTTGCCATAGAGAGATTGTAATCTTTCTAGATATAGAAAACGAACTAGAAATAATCGGACAAATATTTTCGACAGAAACTAATTACGCTCACAAAATTGTGAAGAGTGTTGATGAAGCTTGGAAATTTGCTAATCAAGTTGGATTTCCGGAACATGGATTAATTGTGATGACTCCTGAATCAGACATGGAATCACAACATATCTTTAAAGGCATTACTAGCGAATCCGAACTACAATCCGCACTCACATATATTATAGAGCGATCGCCAACAAATACAGCCCACATAGAAACAGATATGCGAGCTATGTATAATCCTACAAGAATGAAAAATATTGAAAAAGCCACCCACGATTTAATCAATAATATCCAGCATATTTGTCCTAGTTGTTCTACACCAGGATTTCAATTATCTGAACATAAAAAAGGTCTGTTGTGTGCTAACTGTTATCTGCCAACTTCTGCAATCAAATCATTAATTTATAAATGCCGTAAATGTGGCTTTACTGAAGAAAAATTATTTCCCGATAATTTACAATACGCCGATCCTGCTCAATGCCTATATTGCAACCCTTAA
- a CDS encoding nitrate ABC transporter ATP-binding protein (This model describes the ATP binding subunits of ATP-binding cassette (ABC) transporters for nitrate transport, or for bicarbonate transport, in bacteria and archaea.) gives MSTLKFQNTTSLSRNTRSRSQKSLAQPFLEFNQVSKTYETANGPYTVLEDVNLTIQEGEFICLIGHSGCGKSTLLNMVSGFNHPTTGEVKLKSQPITEPGPDRMVVFQNYALLPWKTAFENVYLAVNSVYPRKSEAEKIGIVRENLALVGLTEAAEKKPTQLSGGMKQRVSIARALSIRPEVLILDEPFGALDAITKEELQEELLKIWSDRRCTVLMITHDIDEALFLADRLVMMTNGPHAKIGEVLNIPFSRPRDRTRIMEDPEYYQLRNHALDFLFHRFAHDDE, from the coding sequence ATGTCAACCTTAAAATTTCAAAACACAACCTCATTAAGCCGAAATACCAGATCGAGAAGTCAAAAATCTCTCGCTCAACCTTTTTTAGAATTCAATCAAGTTTCTAAAACTTACGAGACTGCCAACGGCCCATACACAGTTTTAGAAGATGTTAATCTGACAATACAAGAAGGTGAATTTATTTGCCTAATCGGTCACTCTGGTTGCGGCAAATCAACATTACTAAATATGGTTTCAGGTTTTAACCACCCGACAACAGGCGAGGTAAAACTCAAATCTCAACCCATAACTGAACCAGGCCCAGATCGCATGGTAGTATTTCAAAACTACGCGCTGTTACCTTGGAAAACCGCTTTTGAAAATGTTTACCTTGCGGTTAACTCGGTATATCCGCGCAAGTCAGAAGCGGAAAAAATAGGCATTGTCCGTGAGAATTTAGCACTGGTAGGACTTACCGAAGCGGCTGAGAAAAAACCGACTCAACTTTCTGGGGGGATGAAACAACGGGTTTCTATTGCCCGCGCATTGTCTATTCGCCCCGAAGTTTTAATTTTAGATGAACCTTTTGGGGCGCTAGATGCGATTACAAAAGAAGAATTACAAGAAGAACTGCTAAAAATTTGGAGCGATCGCCGTTGTACAGTATTAATGATTACCCATGACATTGATGAAGCGTTATTTTTAGCCGATCGCTTGGTAATGATGACTAATGGCCCCCACGCCAAAATTGGTGAAGTTTTAAATATACCTTTTTCACGTCCGCGCGATCGCACACGCATTATGGAAGATCCCGAATATTACCAACTGCGTAATCACGCTTTAGATTTCCTTTTCCACCGCTTTGCTCATGATGATGAGTAA